The following coding sequences are from one Leptolyngbya sp. NIES-3755 window:
- a CDS encoding glutamine synthetase (similar to AA sequence:cyanobase_aa:LBDG_08910): MTLSQTAQAQGIRYFLISFTDLFGVARSKLVPAESIDQMATSGAGFAGFAAWLDMTPADPDILAIPDVDSLIQLPWQSDVAWLAADLHTINGEPLEQAPRVVLKKVLQQAQDLGYRARTGVECEYFLLSADGEQISDLRDRQSKPCYDQQSLMRRYDVIREICDAMLKLGWGAYQNDHEDGNGQFEMNWMYADALVTADRQAFFKYMVKSIAEKHGLRATFMPKPFAHLTGNGCHTHLSLWDNAGQENLFYDPQGELGLSQLGYQFIAGVLHSAEALCAITNPTINSYKRINAPVTLSGATWSPNTASYSGNNRTHTIRIPDTGRFEFRLADGAANPYLLPAALIATGLDGIVQKRDPGVRRDNNMYTDPLPTGEVKLLPKNLLDALRSLEANEVIYRSLGESFTKAYLNLKHQEWNQFTSCVTPWELENTLDC; the protein is encoded by the coding sequence ATGACGCTTTCTCAAACCGCTCAAGCCCAAGGAATTCGCTACTTTCTAATTTCGTTTACTGACCTATTTGGAGTCGCTCGATCGAAGTTAGTTCCAGCCGAAAGCATCGATCAAATGGCAACGAGTGGAGCAGGATTCGCTGGATTTGCAGCTTGGTTAGATATGACTCCCGCTGATCCAGATATCTTAGCGATTCCCGATGTCGATAGTTTAATTCAACTCCCTTGGCAATCTGATGTCGCCTGGTTAGCAGCGGATTTGCACACAATCAATGGTGAACCTCTAGAACAAGCACCTAGAGTAGTTCTTAAAAAGGTGTTACAACAAGCTCAAGACTTAGGCTATCGAGCGCGAACCGGAGTCGAATGTGAATACTTTTTGCTGAGTGCGGACGGTGAGCAGATATCGGATTTGCGCGATCGACAATCCAAACCCTGTTACGATCAACAGTCCCTCATGCGTCGCTACGATGTCATTCGGGAGATTTGTGATGCAATGTTAAAACTCGGATGGGGAGCCTATCAGAACGATCACGAAGACGGAAACGGACAGTTCGAGATGAATTGGATGTATGCCGATGCGTTAGTGACTGCCGATCGACAGGCTTTCTTTAAGTACATGGTGAAGTCGATCGCAGAAAAGCATGGACTTAGAGCCACTTTCATGCCAAAACCTTTTGCCCATTTGACCGGAAACGGCTGCCACACGCATCTTTCACTCTGGGACAATGCGGGACAAGAAAACCTATTCTATGATCCTCAAGGCGAACTAGGACTATCCCAACTCGGCTATCAATTTATTGCAGGTGTCTTACATTCGGCAGAAGCGCTTTGTGCGATTACCAATCCAACGATAAATTCTTACAAACGCATCAATGCACCTGTCACTTTATCCGGTGCAACTTGGTCTCCAAACACAGCAAGCTATAGTGGCAACAATCGAACGCATACGATCCGAATTCCCGATACTGGACGCTTTGAGTTTCGGCTAGCCGATGGAGCCGCAAACCCTTATCTATTACCTGCTGCATTGATCGCAACTGGATTAGATGGCATTGTTCAGAAGCGCGATCCGGGAGTTCGACGCGATAACAATATGTATACTGATCCGTTGCCTACTGGAGAGGTGAAACTCTTGCCGAAGAACTTATTGGATGCGTTGCGTAGTTTGGAAGCAAATGAAGTGATTTATCGATCGCTAGGTGAATCTTTCACAAAAGCCTATCTCAATCTCAAACACCAAGAATGGAATCAATTTACAAGCTGTGTGACACCCTGGGAACTGGAAAATACACTGGATTGCTAA
- a CDS encoding hypothetical protein (hypothetical protein FJSC11DRAFT_4175;~similar to AA sequence:cyanobase_aa:LBDG_27030), whose amino-acid sequence MNQTLKRALAPGLMATSLVGATLLPMKPASADQNVWRDIGIGAATGVVSSVVTGHKVVPNIINGAAAGAAVNQSRDLLTRKGQRPDLLKDAAVGAGTSAAVGRVTNRRHAVRNTANGAAVGAVINVLTPNPRR is encoded by the coding sequence ATGAATCAAACTCTAAAACGTGCCCTTGCTCCCGGACTGATGGCGACCAGTTTAGTGGGTGCGACTTTACTTCCAATGAAGCCCGCTTCAGCCGACCAAAATGTCTGGCGAGACATCGGAATTGGAGCAGCTACGGGTGTTGTCTCCAGTGTGGTTACAGGTCACAAAGTTGTACCCAACATCATTAATGGTGCAGCCGCAGGGGCAGCCGTGAACCAATCCCGCGACTTACTCACTCGAAAAGGTCAACGTCCTGATCTGCTCAAAGATGCCGCAGTCGGAGCAGGGACAAGCGCAGCAGTCGGAAGAGTAACTAATCGCCGTCATGCTGTCCGAAATACCGCGAATGGTGCTGCGGTCGGTGCGGTGATTAACGTACTCACACCGAATCCTCGTCGATAG
- a CDS encoding inosine-uridine preferring nucleoside hydrolase superfamily protein (similar to AA sequence:cyanobase_aa:LBDG_08860) codes for MSNSSTIPKIILDTDPGGDDIFALLWLQSLVKQELAELIAVTTAGGNVSIEKTFSSASRVLSLGGLEEVEVGRGVTIAHSPDDASHIHGSDGMGNLSSQLPAPVHRYETARYSDEILIDRLNAMPGEITVIAIAPLTNLAAAEKKHPGILGKAKEIIIMGGAFHCPGNVTPHAEFNLWFDPEAAEIVLNSRNDLVITSLDVTRRLVFTREMGNAIAQSNPTSELSKFLTKLCEFMISTALKYRETDGASGFLVHDAATLGYLFYPETMLWRRAKVQIETQEGWTQGLTGIDDRNRAKQAANAWISTEVDAVRFFTNLIEDLKALNKGPGKP; via the coding sequence ATGTCTAACTCCTCTACGATTCCTAAAATCATTCTCGATACCGATCCGGGTGGCGATGATATCTTTGCGCTGCTTTGGCTTCAGAGCTTGGTGAAACAGGAATTAGCAGAACTGATTGCAGTAACGACAGCGGGCGGGAATGTTTCGATCGAGAAAACATTTTCTAGTGCGAGTCGAGTACTTAGCTTGGGGGGATTGGAAGAGGTAGAAGTAGGTCGGGGAGTTACGATCGCACATTCTCCCGATGATGCCTCACATATTCATGGTTCCGATGGCATGGGCAATCTCTCCTCGCAGCTTCCCGCTCCAGTGCATCGGTATGAAACGGCTCGATATTCGGATGAGATTTTGATCGATCGATTAAATGCGATGCCGGGAGAAATTACTGTCATTGCGATCGCGCCTCTGACAAACCTTGCAGCGGCAGAGAAGAAACATCCTGGCATTCTCGGAAAAGCTAAGGAAATTATCATTATGGGCGGTGCTTTTCATTGTCCAGGGAATGTTACGCCTCATGCAGAATTTAATCTGTGGTTTGATCCAGAAGCGGCAGAGATTGTTTTGAACAGTCGGAATGATTTGGTGATTACTTCTCTGGATGTGACGCGGCGATTGGTGTTTACCAGAGAAATGGGAAATGCGATCGCGCAATCCAACCCAACCAGCGAACTATCGAAGTTTTTGACTAAGCTTTGTGAGTTTATGATTAGCACTGCTTTGAAGTATCGGGAAACAGACGGTGCTTCAGGCTTTCTCGTGCATGATGCGGCAACTTTGGGATATTTGTTTTACCCAGAAACGATGTTGTGGAGACGGGCAAAAGTGCAGATTGAAACACAGGAAGGATGGACGCAGGGATTGACAGGGATTGACGATCGTAATCGTGCAAAACAAGCTGCAAATGCTTGGATCTCAACTGAGGTCGATGCGGTTCGATTCTTCACGAATTTGATTGAGGATTTGAAAGCATTAAATAAGGGACCAGGAAAACCCTGA
- a CDS encoding hypothetical protein (similar to AA sequence:cyanobase_aa:LBDG_40030): protein MDKLTQYREAVQKLLSQYASDDHSDDQVEVQLIFDVDRDHYQWMNVGWQGFDRVYRCIIHIDIKDGKIWIQQNLTDQNPAEELIKMGVAREDIVLGLQPPYKRPYTDYGVA from the coding sequence ATGGATAAACTAACTCAATACCGTGAAGCTGTTCAGAAACTGTTGAGCCAGTACGCCAGCGATGACCACTCAGACGATCAAGTTGAGGTGCAACTGATCTTTGATGTCGATCGTGATCATTATCAGTGGATGAATGTCGGCTGGCAGGGGTTCGATCGCGTTTATCGTTGCATTATTCATATTGATATCAAGGATGGCAAAATCTGGATTCAACAGAATCTAACCGATCAAAATCCTGCTGAGGAATTAATTAAGATGGGTGTGGCTAGAGAAGATATCGTCTTGGGATTACAGCCTCCTTACAAACGACCCTATACTGATTATGGTGTCGCTTGA
- a CDS encoding hypothetical protein Npun_AR283 (similar to AA sequence:cyanobase_aa:LBDG_30810): MKESAIYQAIQREVAEKMALNLLREGTSVEIVAYATGLSIGEVQQLQQQLNEPAQS; this comes from the coding sequence ATGAAAGAATCTGCGATTTATCAAGCGATTCAGCGAGAAGTGGCGGAAAAGATGGCACTCAATCTTTTGCGAGAAGGTACATCCGTTGAAATTGTTGCTTACGCAACTGGATTATCGATCGGAGAAGTCCAACAACTCCAACAACAACTCAACGAGCCTGCACAAAGCTAG
- a CDS encoding antibiotic biosynthesis monooxygenase, putative (similar to AA sequence:cyanobase_aa:AM1_C0277) encodes MVQIDRSNAAIVGLDLYTVAERHQLGLVDAIKEQIQSWKTNLYFGSASVHQSLDGVRVFTYSQWQPKFDHRSLQRPAVFGEFFPPDSLQLEVSASQSIAPEVEIVAGDRITHLAEFRMMSVNQPEMVKRTTMELDRAMSNSPGLISASFHRSLDGTRMFNYGQWESKEAFEAILKQPGFNPDKPYWEGLARNEFHLYKVVYVETTD; translated from the coding sequence ATGGTTCAGATTGATCGATCAAATGCTGCGATCGTTGGATTAGATTTGTACACAGTCGCAGAGCGGCATCAACTTGGATTAGTAGACGCAATTAAAGAGCAAATTCAATCTTGGAAAACCAATCTTTACTTTGGCTCAGCTAGTGTGCATCAAAGCCTAGATGGAGTTCGCGTCTTCACCTACAGTCAGTGGCAACCTAAGTTCGATCATCGCAGCTTGCAACGTCCAGCAGTGTTTGGTGAGTTTTTTCCGCCAGATTCGTTGCAGTTAGAAGTATCTGCAAGTCAATCAATCGCCCCAGAAGTTGAAATTGTTGCAGGCGATCGCATTACGCATCTTGCCGAATTTCGGATGATGTCGGTGAATCAACCCGAAATGGTGAAACGGACAACAATGGAACTCGATCGAGCGATGAGCAATTCACCAGGACTCATTTCAGCAAGTTTCCACCGTAGTCTAGACGGAACCCGAATGTTCAATTACGGGCAATGGGAGAGCAAAGAGGCATTTGAGGCAATTTTGAAGCAACCAGGCTTTAATCCAGACAAGCCATACTGGGAAGGCTT